A part of Colletotrichum higginsianum IMI 349063 chromosome 11, whole genome shotgun sequence genomic DNA contains:
- a CDS encoding reverse transcriptase and RNase H — translation MAEQEQSKSQHELSLLDWSSWSVEPMQQYPPTTLPHYFPPFVGYDNPLLCPPYCNSPQSGSISTNQRYSGAPETSHQEESSNPEESTEVFSSPRYSHLKEEERFILNARLREEPWEEIEEACSNNFGSFPYKSRNALSMKVLRLKGKYPEVKAVLDQNNLTTKVGLSAKKKKRQTTRTSGADDDTAAANNGDVDVQQLSPEEAIRAAQTVLCFLGRPDCDGLVPTDDCMALIRILSQLNQLNRLK, via the coding sequence ATGGCCGAACAAGAGCAATCCAAAAGTCAGCATGAACTGTCGCTGCTCGACTGGTCTTCGTGGTCAGTCGAGCCAATGCAGCAATACCCTCCCACAACTCTACCACATTATTTTCCTCCGTTCGTTGGCTACGACAATCCCCTGCTATGTCCTCCCTACTGCAACTCGCCCCAATCTGGCTCTATATCAACAAACCAACGATACTCGGGTGCACCGGAGACGTCTCACCAAGAAGAATCCAGTAATCCAGAGGAGTCGACAGAAGTATTCTCTTCTCCCAGGTATAGCCATCTGAAAGAAGAGGAACGATTCATTCTGAATGCTCGTTTAAGGGAGGAACCGTGGGAGGAGATTGAAGAGGCTTGCAGTAACAACTTCGGCTCCTTTCCCTACAAGTCCCGAAATGCGTTGTCAATGAAAGTACTCCGCCTCAAGGGCAAGTACCCCGAAGTGAAAGCCGTCCTGGACCAAAACAACCTAACTACGAAGGTGGGGCTCTCCGCCAAGAAAAAGAAACGTCAGACGACTCGGACATCGGGGGCAGACGACGACACGGCGGCTGCGAACAACGGGGATGTGGATGTCCAACAATTGTCTCCTGAGGAGGCAATCAGGGCTGCGCAAACGGTGCTCTGCTTTCTCGGGCGACCGGATTGTGACGGCCTGGTACCGACGGACGACTGTATGGCTTTGATTAGGATATTAAGTCAACTTAATCAGCTCAATCGACTCAAGTAG